The following coding sequences lie in one Thermosulfuriphilus ammonigenes genomic window:
- a CDS encoding aminopeptidase yields the protein MSKKTSKKLYQETKRKLFQERPLGWDRLRDKEEEVFEYARGYRDFISQVKTERECADFILTRAREAGFSLFEEATPKSERLIFTNRGKALALAVRGEEGPRGLKIIASHIDSPRLDLKPNPLYEEMDLAYLKTHYYGGIKKFQWLARPLAIHGVVIKADGRRVDFVLGEEGPVFCINDLLPHLARKAQGEKKLSEAIAGEKLNVLFGGLPFPAEEGAAERVKLGVLKILSDRFGLVEEDFVSADIEIVPAGPARDVGLDGAFVGGYGQDDRICAFTSLTALLEARRLPETVLLLFLDREEIGSDGNTGAKSRFLELVLSRLLRLWGERALEADSVLELLFRTRAISADVTAGMDPDWPEVHEKRNDAKMGRGVAISKYTGHGGKYGASEARAEYMGWLRQVLNRAGVTWQAVDFGKVDEGGGGTVAKYLAFQGLDIVDMGPPLLSMHSPFEICHKVDLFETHRAYRAFLEAE from the coding sequence GTGTCTAAAAAGACGAGTAAAAAACTCTATCAGGAGACCAAAAGAAAGCTCTTTCAAGAAAGACCACTGGGTTGGGATCGGCTTAGGGACAAGGAAGAAGAGGTCTTCGAATATGCCAGGGGCTATCGGGACTTCATCTCCCAGGTGAAAACGGAAAGGGAATGTGCCGATTTTATCCTCACCCGGGCCAGGGAGGCCGGATTCTCTCTCTTTGAGGAGGCCACCCCCAAAAGCGAGCGCCTGATCTTCACCAACCGCGGGAAGGCCCTGGCCCTGGCGGTTCGGGGGGAGGAAGGCCCCAGAGGGCTTAAGATCATCGCCTCCCATATTGATTCCCCCCGGCTTGATCTTAAACCCAATCCTCTCTACGAAGAGATGGACCTGGCCTATCTTAAGACCCACTATTATGGGGGAATCAAGAAGTTTCAGTGGTTGGCCCGTCCTCTGGCCATCCACGGGGTGGTTATCAAGGCTGACGGTCGTCGCGTTGACTTTGTCCTCGGCGAGGAGGGGCCGGTCTTCTGTATCAATGATCTACTGCCTCATCTGGCTCGAAAGGCTCAAGGGGAAAAGAAGCTCTCGGAGGCTATTGCCGGCGAGAAGTTAAATGTTCTTTTTGGTGGTCTCCCTTTTCCGGCGGAGGAGGGGGCTGCTGAAAGGGTCAAGTTGGGAGTGCTTAAGATTTTATCCGACCGTTTTGGCCTGGTGGAGGAAGACTTTGTCTCTGCCGACATCGAGATCGTTCCCGCCGGGCCGGCCAGAGACGTGGGCTTGGATGGGGCCTTTGTGGGTGGCTATGGTCAAGACGATCGCATCTGTGCCTTTACATCACTGACCGCCCTCCTTGAGGCCCGAAGACTTCCGGAGACCGTGCTTCTTCTCTTTCTGGATCGGGAGGAGATCGGCAGTGATGGCAACACCGGGGCCAAGAGTCGCTTTCTGGAACTGGTCCTTTCTCGTCTGCTTCGCCTCTGGGGCGAAAGGGCCCTTGAGGCCGACTCGGTTCTGGAGCTCCTTTTTCGCACCCGGGCCATCTCTGCCGACGTTACCGCCGGCATGGATCCTGACTGGCCAGAGGTTCACGAAAAGCGCAACGATGCCAAGATGGGGCGGGGGGTAGCCATAAGTAAGTATACCGGCCACGGAGGTAAGTATGGTGCCAGTGAGGCCCGGGCCGAATACATGGGCTGGCTGCGTCAGGTGCTAAATCGCGCCGGAGTAACCTGGCAGGCCGTAGATTTCGGCAAGGTGGACGAAGGTGGCGGAGGCACGGTGGCCAAGTATCTGGCTTTTCAGGGTCTGGATATCGTTGACATGGGCCCTCCACTTCTTTCTATGCACTCTCCCTTTGAGATTTGCCACAAGGTCGATCTTTTTGAGACGCATCGGGCCTACCGGGCCTTTCTGGAGGCCGAGTAG
- a CDS encoding asparagine synthetase B family protein, with product MPGIAGFFLKEGGDFVSLAKNMAQTLSQNRKHHLSLYVAQDRGLALSRVGYSFPNLGPGAGLLEDEDIALVFDGELYGETPSPDPLFLQKSLKERGLSALSELRGVFSLAVFEKGPSRLLLISDKFGLKPLYYTLVSQGVLFASEIKALLCHPGVSREPDMEALADFFYYGHLLGDRTPFRDIKLLSPGSVLILSEEGTFRVEPYWRLRELFVSQEEYEDGLLASVVEAFGEAVRKRLRFKEELGISLSGGLDSRAILAAMEEEARRIPSYTLGLKGCQDERFSAQMAQICGTRHVFVEITQEHLKDFLDLAETLIRLSDGMYHPHESTEKAALEYFRQAPFRILLRGHGGEIAKASLAYPVQPSRELLGLKDPEKAMGFIFQRANLVLRDVDPGKLFLAEELKRESSRAREALEEVLGEVAGLLHPVDLSLYYFIKEYIRRQAVASLAIFRSQVDIRLPFLDEDFLALLLRLPPQRRWSGEVHLEIIKRYRPALIKVPNSNTGAPLDAGRVRLFLTDKFNSLLKKLSLPGFRHYTEFDRWQREHFRETIKKILFAERTLKRGIYHPEGLRRVYEAHVSGQRNYAHLLGTMVGVELWFRNFVD from the coding sequence ATGCCTGGTATTGCGGGATTTTTCCTTAAGGAAGGTGGCGATTTTGTCTCTCTGGCCAAGAATATGGCCCAGACCCTGAGTCAGAATCGTAAGCATCACCTGAGTCTCTATGTGGCCCAGGATAGAGGGCTGGCCTTGTCACGGGTGGGATATTCCTTCCCCAATCTGGGGCCAGGGGCTGGTCTGCTAGAAGATGAAGATATAGCCTTGGTCTTTGACGGTGAGCTCTACGGCGAGACCCCCTCTCCTGATCCTCTTTTCCTCCAGAAATCTTTGAAAGAAAGGGGGCTCTCAGCCCTTTCAGAGCTAAGAGGGGTCTTTAGCCTGGCTGTCTTCGAAAAAGGGCCTTCAAGACTCCTTCTTATAAGCGACAAATTCGGCCTCAAACCCCTTTACTATACCCTTGTATCTCAAGGGGTCCTTTTTGCCTCTGAGATCAAGGCCCTTCTTTGTCATCCGGGTGTTTCCCGAGAGCCCGATATGGAGGCCCTGGCTGATTTTTTCTATTACGGCCATCTTCTTGGAGACCGAACCCCTTTTAGGGACATAAAGCTCCTTTCCCCCGGCAGTGTCTTGATTCTCTCTGAAGAGGGCACTTTTCGGGTAGAGCCTTACTGGCGTTTGAGGGAGCTCTTTGTTTCTCAAGAAGAATACGAAGATGGTCTGCTGGCCTCAGTGGTAGAGGCTTTCGGGGAGGCCGTCAGGAAGAGGCTACGCTTTAAAGAAGAGCTGGGGATCTCCCTTTCCGGAGGGCTTGATTCCCGGGCCATCCTGGCAGCCATGGAAGAGGAGGCCCGAAGGATTCCCTCCTATACCTTGGGGCTTAAGGGCTGTCAGGATGAGCGCTTCTCGGCCCAGATGGCCCAGATATGTGGGACGCGACACGTCTTTGTAGAGATAACCCAGGAACACCTCAAAGACTTTCTCGATCTGGCCGAAACCCTTATTCGCTTGAGCGACGGAATGTATCACCCCCATGAATCCACAGAAAAGGCCGCCCTTGAGTATTTCCGTCAGGCTCCCTTTAGGATCCTCCTTCGGGGCCACGGAGGAGAGATCGCCAAGGCCTCTCTGGCCTATCCAGTTCAACCCAGCCGGGAGCTTCTCGGCCTTAAAGACCCCGAGAAGGCCATGGGCTTTATCTTTCAGCGGGCCAATCTTGTCCTTCGAGATGTTGATCCCGGTAAACTTTTTCTTGCTGAGGAGCTAAAAAGAGAGAGCTCTCGGGCCCGGGAGGCCCTTGAAGAGGTCCTGGGCGAGGTGGCTGGCCTTCTTCACCCTGTAGATCTTTCTCTCTATTATTTCATTAAGGAGTATATCCGTCGCCAGGCGGTGGCTTCCCTGGCCATCTTCCGTAGCCAGGTGGATATTCGTCTTCCTTTTCTGGATGAGGACTTCCTGGCCCTTCTTCTCCGTCTTCCACCTCAGAGACGCTGGTCCGGTGAGGTTCACCTGGAGATCATCAAACGCTACCGGCCAGCCCTGATAAAGGTTCCCAACTCCAATACCGGGGCCCCCCTTGATGCCGGTCGAGTGAGGCTTTTTCTAACAGACAAATTCAACTCTCTCCTCAAAAAGCTCAGCCTGCCTGGCTTCAGGCATTATACCGAGTTTGATCGCTGGCAGAGGGAGCATTTTCGGGAAACCATAAAGAAGATCCTTTTTGCTGAGAGAACCTTGAAACGGGGAATCTATCACCCTGAGGGGCTTCGCAGGGTCTATGAAGCCCACGTCTCTGGCCAGCGCAACTATGCTCACCTCCTGGGCACCATGGTGGGGGTGGAGCTATGGTTCCGAAACTTTGTTGACTAA
- a CDS encoding DUF4861 domain-containing protein, whose translation MPPGSLIFLEEPLGLKRLGEPVSVGVPWPRGFVREPEELALVDEKGQAVPCQVTPLVRWPDRSIKWALVDFLATLPPKGKTTYSIIQGPPSKPPVSLSTHKGPAGLEINTGAAVFRLSLEDVLPEVVILPEKAPQMRLLWRLKGSRGQEVPFKREKATFEVSGPLRATLLVRGTFRCRRQGLDLRFRQRLSFFAGLSMVRVEVELLNPRRARHRGGYWDLGDPGSMFIRDFSFLLKTPIREAWIQPDSHTEPLYLHPPQMTLYQDSSGGDNWQSRNHVNRHGKIPLKFKGFQLKTPGKISQGLRATPFLRVAGLGAQVSLGMTHFWQNFPKALRCQESGFSLGLFPEEHADLHELQGGERKTHVFWLAFSPAGVAPPSLLWLAAPLVPCLDSTWVERSGALNFFLPEKEDPHRLYHHLLQEAIEGPQSFFVKREVIDEYGWRHFGDLYADHENAFNQASTPLISHYNNQYDVIYGGLFRFLRSGDRRWFHLADELARHVYDIDIYHTDEDKPAYNHGLFWHTYHYVDAYRATHRCYSRDAGVTGGGPSNEHLYSSGLLLHHLLTGDPRSREAVIELAEHVIDMDRPYKLLTWIDRSPSGLASQTRDPWYHGPGRGAGNSINCLLEAFRLTQRRKYIQKAEELIRRCIHPEDDIQARGLDQPEERWSYLVFLQVLGRYLFLKMEWQDLDEMFAYGRAALLHYARWMAQHEYYYLDRPELLEYPTETWAAQEIRKAEVFNLAAFFASSEEERRLFREKSEYFFDRSLKGLLTFKTRHYTRPLAIILSTGYSQAWFKKNPSPEPPLPEPHQTSFGPPVEFVPQKIRALKKIKRLSLATLILTGIGLILWSVS comes from the coding sequence ATGCCTCCAGGGAGCCTTATCTTTCTTGAAGAACCTCTAGGTCTTAAGCGTCTTGGAGAACCCGTAAGTGTAGGGGTCCCTTGGCCCCGCGGGTTTGTCCGGGAGCCAGAAGAGCTGGCCTTAGTGGACGAAAAGGGCCAGGCCGTACCCTGCCAGGTCACCCCTTTGGTCCGATGGCCTGACAGAAGTATCAAGTGGGCCCTGGTTGATTTTCTGGCCACGCTTCCGCCCAAAGGAAAGACTACTTACTCTATTATCCAGGGGCCTCCCTCAAAGCCCCCTGTCAGCCTTAGCACCCATAAGGGGCCCGCCGGCCTGGAGATCAACACCGGAGCGGCTGTCTTCAGACTCTCCCTGGAGGATGTCCTTCCAGAGGTCGTAATTCTGCCTGAGAAAGCCCCTCAAATGCGCCTTCTCTGGCGCCTCAAAGGAAGCCGGGGCCAGGAAGTACCCTTTAAGAGAGAAAAGGCCACCTTTGAGGTCTCTGGCCCCCTACGAGCCACCTTACTTGTCCGGGGAACTTTCCGCTGCCGGCGTCAAGGGCTTGACCTCCGTTTTCGGCAGAGGCTCTCCTTTTTTGCCGGGCTTTCTATGGTTCGGGTGGAAGTAGAGCTCCTCAATCCCCGGAGGGCTCGTCATCGGGGTGGCTACTGGGATCTGGGAGATCCAGGCTCCATGTTCATCAGGGATTTCTCCTTCCTCCTTAAGACGCCCATCAGAGAGGCCTGGATTCAGCCAGATAGCCACACCGAACCCCTTTACCTCCATCCTCCTCAGATGACTCTTTATCAGGACTCCAGCGGTGGAGATAACTGGCAGAGTCGAAATCACGTAAATCGTCATGGGAAAATCCCCTTAAAATTTAAGGGGTTCCAGCTCAAGACCCCCGGGAAGATTAGCCAAGGCCTGCGGGCCACCCCTTTCCTGCGTGTGGCCGGCCTCGGGGCTCAGGTATCTTTGGGGATGACCCACTTCTGGCAGAACTTTCCCAAGGCCTTAAGGTGCCAAGAGTCAGGCTTCAGCCTGGGGCTGTTTCCGGAAGAACACGCCGATCTTCATGAACTCCAGGGAGGGGAGAGAAAAACCCACGTCTTCTGGCTGGCCTTCTCACCTGCCGGTGTTGCCCCTCCCTCCCTTCTCTGGCTCGCGGCTCCCCTTGTCCCCTGCCTTGATTCGACCTGGGTAGAAAGAAGCGGAGCCCTTAACTTCTTTCTTCCGGAGAAAGAGGACCCGCATCGTCTCTATCACCATCTACTTCAGGAGGCCATTGAAGGCCCGCAGTCTTTCTTTGTTAAGAGAGAAGTAATTGACGAATATGGCTGGCGCCATTTCGGTGACCTTTATGCCGACCATGAAAACGCCTTCAACCAGGCCTCCACTCCCCTTATATCCCACTACAACAACCAGTATGACGTGATATACGGAGGTCTCTTCCGGTTTCTCCGTTCGGGGGACAGACGCTGGTTTCATCTGGCCGATGAGCTGGCCAGACATGTCTATGATATAGACATCTATCATACAGATGAGGACAAACCTGCTTACAACCATGGCCTCTTCTGGCACACCTATCACTATGTTGACGCCTACCGGGCTACTCACCGTTGCTACTCTCGAGACGCCGGAGTTACCGGAGGAGGCCCCTCCAATGAGCACCTTTACTCCTCGGGCCTCCTTCTGCACCACCTGCTCACCGGAGACCCTCGCTCCCGGGAGGCTGTTATCGAACTGGCTGAGCACGTAATAGATATGGATCGTCCTTACAAACTCCTTACCTGGATCGACCGAAGTCCTAGTGGTCTGGCCAGCCAGACAAGAGACCCCTGGTATCACGGACCAGGGAGAGGCGCCGGCAACTCCATAAACTGCCTCCTTGAGGCCTTCCGGCTCACCCAGAGGAGAAAATATATCCAGAAGGCCGAGGAGCTCATCCGCCGCTGCATCCATCCCGAAGACGACATCCAGGCACGGGGGCTTGACCAACCCGAGGAGCGCTGGTCGTACTTGGTCTTCCTCCAGGTCTTGGGGCGCTATCTCTTCCTTAAAATGGAATGGCAGGACCTAGATGAAATGTTTGCCTATGGTCGAGCAGCCCTGCTGCACTACGCTCGCTGGATGGCCCAACACGAATACTACTATCTTGACCGCCCGGAGCTCCTGGAATACCCCACCGAGACCTGGGCCGCCCAGGAGATAAGAAAGGCCGAGGTCTTTAATCTGGCGGCTTTTTTTGCCTCAAGCGAAGAAGAGCGGCGGCTCTTCAGGGAAAAGAGTGAGTATTTTTTTGACCGGAGCCTAAAGGGGCTTCTTACCTTTAAAACCAGGCATTACACCCGCCCTCTGGCCATAATCCTTAGCACCGGCTATAGCCAGGCCTGGTTTAAAAAGAACCCCTCCCCAGAGCCTCCCCTTCCCGAGCCTCACCAGACCAGCTTTGGTCCCCCGGTGGAATTTGTTCCCCAGAAGATAAGGGCCCTGAAGAAGATCAAGCGCCTCTCTTTGGCCACCCTGATCCTGACCGGGATCGGTCTGATCCTCTGGTCGGTGAGTTAG
- the queA gene encoding tRNA preQ1(34) S-adenosylmethionine ribosyltransferase-isomerase QueA, giving the protein MFRLKDYDYELPQELIAQYPPQKRTESRLLVLDRASGRLEHRRFGDIERYFRPGDLLVVNDTRVFPARLIGRKRSGGRVELLLLRLPQSGPVPALFRGKRPRIGLKLIFPEGLEAEITAVGKNGQVEVILKGSGDLLEVLERVGHVPLPPYIRRPDTAEDRFRYQTPFARRPGAVAAPTAGFHFSEELLLRLRERGIIITSITLHVGYGTFAPMKVEDIRDHQIHAEYIEVSPQTARLINLARQEKRAIFACGTTTLRALEHAGRSGQLEPMKGWCDLYIYPGFSFKIVDHLITNFHLPRSSLLVLVSAFAGREKILAAYREAITRRYRFFSYGDAMLIL; this is encoded by the coding sequence ATGTTCCGCCTTAAGGACTACGACTACGAACTCCCCCAGGAGCTCATTGCCCAGTATCCTCCCCAAAAACGGACTGAATCCCGGCTCCTGGTCCTCGATCGAGCCAGCGGAAGGCTCGAGCACCGCCGCTTTGGGGACATAGAAAGATACTTTCGACCTGGGGATCTTCTGGTGGTCAATGATACCCGGGTCTTTCCGGCCCGGCTTATCGGACGCAAAAGAAGTGGTGGCCGGGTGGAACTTTTGCTTCTAAGGCTACCGCAAAGCGGACCCGTCCCGGCCCTCTTTCGAGGAAAAAGGCCCCGGATAGGTCTTAAACTTATATTTCCAGAGGGGCTTGAGGCAGAGATTACGGCTGTTGGCAAAAATGGCCAAGTAGAGGTTATCCTTAAGGGCTCCGGAGATCTCCTCGAAGTTCTTGAACGCGTAGGCCATGTCCCTCTTCCGCCCTATATTCGGCGCCCGGACACTGCCGAAGACCGCTTCCGGTATCAGACCCCTTTTGCCCGCCGTCCGGGAGCTGTAGCCGCCCCTACCGCCGGCTTTCACTTCTCCGAGGAGCTTCTCTTGAGGCTGAGGGAAAGGGGGATCATCATCACCAGCATTACCCTTCACGTAGGCTACGGGACCTTTGCGCCCATGAAGGTCGAGGACATAAGGGACCACCAGATCCACGCCGAATATATCGAAGTAAGCCCCCAGACAGCCCGCCTTATAAACCTGGCCCGCCAGGAAAAGCGGGCCATCTTTGCTTGCGGGACGACCACCTTAAGGGCCCTGGAGCACGCCGGCCGTAGCGGACAGCTTGAACCAATGAAGGGCTGGTGCGATCTTTATATCTATCCGGGATTCTCTTTTAAGATAGTAGACCATCTGATAACCAACTTTCATCTGCCCCGCTCCTCGCTCCTTGTTTTAGTCTCGGCCTTTGCCGGAAGAGAGAAGATTCTGGCCGCCTATCGGGAGGCCATCACCCGGCGGTATCGCTTCTTCTCATACGGGGATGCCATGCTTATCCTTTAG
- a CDS encoding methyl-accepting chemotaxis protein, whose translation MQEQLRSEKALRLWREILNAFAAYHKLSAEILYSPKVVDISQMSARVEKTVQSVSQKAASLPSSEARPLRSLADLLYDLDDAAATVMAIKKKVASSQKKVMADLKRLEGLLRGSSQDLGSRTAALLQESQDIVAQTVTFSLVVLALSLLCLGFLGSALTRSILKPIENLVEILQMMSRGDLTQRLKTNGRDELAQLAVSFNRFLDHITSLVREVKGSAEEVGGAAGDLDSMAKEMLGEAQGSLKASEEALGDTKALVEFMRETATMIDNLAQATREIAENTGLAAEEAQKLAESMNQSKEIIDQLSGRAQQIHSVVELIRSIADQTSLLALNATIEAARAGEAGKGFAVVAGEVKELARQTAEATEKIAPIIEAILQDIRAAVNSVAENVAATSRMQDAANTVATAVEEQTATYQEINRQVQSCQGSTEIVQERIAFLKSEAAKNLKEAQELTERARLLHRESQKLKETVTGLKV comes from the coding sequence GTGCAGGAACAACTCCGATCAGAAAAGGCCCTCAGACTCTGGAGGGAGATCCTGAACGCCTTTGCCGCTTATCATAAATTATCTGCTGAAATTCTTTACTCCCCAAAGGTTGTAGATATTAGCCAGATGTCAGCCAGGGTGGAAAAAACTGTCCAGAGCGTCTCCCAAAAGGCGGCTTCGCTTCCGAGTTCCGAGGCCCGGCCTCTGCGCTCTCTGGCCGATCTTCTATACGACCTGGATGATGCCGCGGCCACAGTGATGGCCATAAAGAAAAAGGTCGCCAGCAGCCAGAAGAAGGTCATGGCCGACCTTAAGCGTCTTGAGGGCCTGCTGCGCGGAAGCTCTCAAGATCTAGGCTCTCGGACCGCTGCCCTTCTTCAAGAAAGCCAGGACATCGTGGCCCAAACGGTGACTTTTTCTTTGGTGGTATTGGCACTTAGCCTTCTCTGCCTGGGCTTTTTGGGATCAGCTCTAACTAGATCTATTCTAAAGCCTATAGAGAACCTGGTGGAGATCCTCCAGATGATGTCCCGGGGTGATCTCACCCAGCGCCTGAAGACCAACGGTCGAGACGAGTTGGCCCAGCTGGCCGTCAGCTTTAACCGCTTTCTGGATCACATCACCTCGCTGGTAAGAGAGGTTAAGGGCTCGGCCGAAGAGGTGGGAGGGGCGGCCGGGGATCTCGACTCTATGGCCAAAGAAATGCTGGGCGAGGCCCAAGGATCCCTTAAGGCCTCAGAGGAAGCCCTGGGAGACACCAAGGCCCTGGTGGAATTTATGCGAGAGACGGCCACCATGATCGACAACCTGGCCCAGGCCACCCGAGAGATCGCCGAAAATACCGGCCTGGCGGCTGAAGAGGCCCAAAAATTGGCCGAAAGCATGAACCAGAGCAAGGAGATCATCGACCAGTTAAGTGGCCGGGCCCAACAGATACACTCGGTAGTGGAGCTTATTCGATCCATTGCCGATCAAACCAGCCTTCTGGCCTTAAACGCCACCATTGAGGCCGCCCGGGCCGGGGAGGCCGGAAAAGGCTTTGCCGTGGTGGCCGGCGAAGTCAAGGAGCTGGCCCGCCAGACAGCCGAGGCCACCGAAAAGATTGCCCCTATCATTGAGGCCATTCTCCAGGACATCCGGGCCGCCGTAAACAGCGTCGCCGAGAACGTAGCCGCCACCTCCAGGATGCAGGATGCGGCCAATACCGTGGCCACAGCCGTAGAGGAACAAACCGCCACTTACCAGGAAATCAATCGTCAGGTCCAGAGTTGCCAAGGGAGCACCGAGATCGTTCAGGAGCGAATTGCCTTCTTAAAGTCTGAGGCTGCCAAAAATCTAAAGGAGGCCCAGGAGCTTACCGAACGCGCCCGCCTCCTCCACCGAGAATCTCAGAAATTAAAGGAAACAGTCACTGGCCTTAAGGTCTGA
- a CDS encoding PilZ domain-containing protein translates to MKDRRRFSRVPFKTEVEVLFERRRLAAKNLKDISLKGLYVVAPERPPVGEICQVKVKLTGAEPPVELIFTGEVVRHGPDGFAIVVTETDLESFAHLRKLLSYNLADPEKIEAELGRLIR, encoded by the coding sequence ATGAAGGACAGACGCAGATTTTCCCGGGTTCCCTTTAAGACCGAGGTTGAGGTCCTGTTTGAACGGCGCCGCTTGGCGGCCAAGAATCTTAAAGACATAAGCCTTAAAGGTCTTTACGTGGTTGCTCCCGAGAGGCCCCCTGTAGGAGAAATCTGTCAAGTAAAGGTCAAACTTACTGGGGCCGAGCCCCCGGTCGAGCTTATCTTTACCGGTGAGGTCGTCCGTCATGGACCGGACGGCTTCGCTATAGTGGTTACAGAGACCGATCTTGAAAGTTTTGCCCATCTGCGGAAACTTCTATCCTACAATCTGGCCGATCCGGAAAAGATCGAGGCCGAGCTAGGTCGACTAATCAGATAA
- a CDS encoding rhomboid family intramembrane serine protease: MFPLRDNIPSRTFPAVNYLLISLNLAVFVYELILGPKGLETLVREYGLIPARFNYLLQVDPLAIEGWLVPLFSSMFIHAGWLHLIGNMWMLYIFGDNVEDRLGHGRYLLFYILSGLGAAASQLSAHPFSGVPMVGASGAISGVMGGYLLLFPRARVLTLVPIFFLVTIVEIPAFVFLIFWFLIQFLSGTFALLIPGELRGGIAWWAHIGGFITGAVLIFFLAWRRRR; this comes from the coding sequence ATGTTTCCCCTAAGGGACAACATCCCTTCACGGACCTTCCCGGCTGTAAACTACCTTTTGATCAGCCTGAATCTGGCCGTCTTCGTCTATGAGCTCATCCTGGGGCCTAAGGGTCTTGAGACCCTGGTCAGGGAATACGGCCTGATTCCGGCCCGTTTCAACTATCTTCTCCAGGTCGATCCTTTAGCCATAGAGGGCTGGCTTGTCCCCCTTTTTAGTTCCATGTTCATACACGCCGGCTGGCTTCATCTTATTGGCAACATGTGGATGCTCTACATTTTTGGAGACAACGTCGAGGATCGGCTAGGACACGGGCGGTATCTTCTTTTTTATATCCTCTCTGGTCTGGGGGCAGCCGCCTCTCAGCTCAGCGCCCACCCCTTCTCTGGGGTGCCTATGGTCGGGGCCTCAGGGGCCATCTCTGGGGTCATGGGCGGGTATCTTCTGCTTTTTCCCCGGGCCCGAGTTTTAACCCTGGTGCCCATTTTCTTCCTGGTGACCATCGTTGAGATCCCCGCCTTCGTCTTTCTGATCTTCTGGTTTTTGATCCAGTTCCTAAGCGGAACCTTCGCCCTCCTCATCCCCGGAGAACTGAGAGGGGGAATCGCCTGGTGGGCCCACATCGGCGGTTTTATCACCGGGGCTGTGCTGATCTTCTTCCTGGCCTGGCGGCGAAGAAGATGA
- a CDS encoding sensor histidine kinase has protein sequence MGEEVATKDLEPIVQRVKQKIRDYERYSFSHVQGRALRAFFDLAQEYETLDNFYRICVTIPREFLGYQCRLYILSKDGRLYLVADSQKGLLPPGTMAPKTLCLSETPYEKNGSLFCPIRGNRRLITKLPFHQEEEVIGILEAFPLERMDDKDRLFFEKYANRIGYNLHNKILAAENIRHLRFINNLVADIEHNVIVPNLRYRIFFNRLRRELKRLGELETALREELSSSEPPNLERIKRLAAGIFNIRCQIETEIKEIEKHYENTSLFLETLLRRDHFERGELVLRKRPCRFYKEIIAPQLERYEKRLLRRGIKIDNRLGGIPEDEDIPLAVDVGLLSQVYANLFSNAEKYTREVENQGHKVKFMAFGREIIPDYFGPGKPGIKFNVFTTGPHLSPQDVEKIFHEGYRGTNIENEPGTGHGLHFVKKVIEVHGGVVGYEPKPLGNNFYFILPLKSEPAPSKEDGF, from the coding sequence ATGGGTGAGGAAGTCGCTACCAAGGACTTAGAACCAATTGTCCAAAGGGTGAAACAAAAAATCAGGGATTACGAAAGATATTCCTTTAGTCATGTCCAGGGCCGGGCCCTGCGGGCCTTTTTTGATCTGGCCCAGGAGTATGAAACCTTAGACAACTTTTATCGTATCTGTGTCACCATTCCTCGAGAATTCTTGGGCTACCAGTGTCGTCTGTATATCCTGTCTAAAGACGGGCGCCTCTACCTGGTGGCCGACAGCCAAAAGGGGCTTCTGCCGCCGGGAACCATGGCTCCAAAGACCCTCTGTCTTTCGGAAACCCCCTACGAGAAAAATGGTTCCCTCTTTTGTCCCATTCGCGGGAACCGCCGCCTGATCACCAAGCTTCCCTTCCATCAGGAGGAGGAAGTCATCGGGATCCTGGAGGCCTTTCCTCTGGAGAGGATGGACGACAAAGATCGTCTTTTTTTTGAAAAATATGCCAATCGGATCGGCTACAACCTTCACAACAAGATCCTGGCCGCCGAAAACATTCGTCACTTAAGGTTTATCAACAATCTGGTGGCAGACATCGAGCACAATGTCATTGTGCCCAACCTGCGCTACCGAATCTTCTTCAACCGCCTGCGTCGAGAGTTAAAGAGACTGGGGGAGCTGGAGACAGCCTTAAGAGAGGAACTCTCCTCCTCTGAACCGCCGAATCTTGAACGTATAAAGCGTTTGGCCGCAGGGATCTTTAACATCCGATGCCAAATAGAAACAGAGATCAAAGAGATCGAAAAACACTATGAGAACACCAGTCTTTTTCTGGAGACCCTTCTGCGACGGGATCACTTCGAAAGGGGGGAGCTAGTCCTTAGAAAGCGGCCCTGCCGCTTCTACAAGGAGATAATCGCCCCCCAGCTTGAACGCTATGAGAAGCGTCTGCTTCGACGAGGCATTAAGATAGACAACCGTCTGGGCGGTATCCCTGAGGATGAGGACATCCCCCTGGCTGTGGATGTGGGGCTTCTCTCTCAGGTCTATGCCAATCTCTTCTCCAACGCTGAAAAATATACTCGGGAGGTGGAAAACCAGGGACACAAGGTGAAGTTTATGGCCTTCGGTCGAGAAATTATCCCCGATTACTTTGGCCCTGGGAAACCAGGGATAAAATTCAATGTCTTTACCACCGGCCCCCATCTCTCCCCCCAGGATGTGGAGAAAATTTTCCACGAAGGCTACCGGGGCACCAATATAGAAAACGAACCGGGCACCGGGCACGGCCTTCATTTTGTCAAGAAGGTCATCGAGGTCCATGGTGGTGTGGTCGGTTACGAGCCCAAACCCCTGGGTAACAACTTCTACTTCATTCTTCCCTTGAAAAGCGAACCGGCCCCGAGCAAGGAAGACGGCTTCTAA